From Rutidosis leptorrhynchoides isolate AG116_Rl617_1_P2 chromosome 3, CSIRO_AGI_Rlap_v1, whole genome shotgun sequence, a single genomic window includes:
- the LOC139895713 gene encoding probable inactive receptor kinase At5g58300: MKLQLIAIATIIILLHNLRVTNADLSSDADALIQFASMVPHVRKLNWNSTIPICTSWVGITCNDEGTRVVAIHLPGHGLFGQIPSNSIGKIDSLRILSLRSNFLNGSLPSDISSLPSLQFLYLQNNKFSGQIPTNLSTELSILDFSFNYFSGPIPQTLNNLTRLTSLNLQFNSFSGPVPELNLTRLRLLNVSHNALNGPIPATLQKFPVSSFSGNSLLCGPPLTQCSSLTPHYSPSLPVRPNKHSKKLGIGVILAIVIGGVLLLVLLAVLLFCFLKKKKNKDNVGELTVKAVPPGKNEKSDDFGSGVQAAEKNKLVFFEGSSYNFDLEDLLRASAEVLGKGSYGTAYKAILDEGTTVVVKRVREVGVAKKDFDQHMEFVGQIGRHPNIVPLCAYYYSKDEKLLVYEYMITGSLDALLHGHRGVGRTPLDWETRVKILLGAAKGILHIHLEGGAKFTHGNIKSSNILLTADFNSCVSDLGLAPLMNFPSTKPRYIGYYAPEVIETRKFTHKSDVYSFGVLLLELLTGKSPLPTFGNHDDVVDLPRWVRSVVREEWTAEVFDEELMRYPHVEEEIVQMLQVGLACVARVPDMRPSMDDIVKMIVDLRSSDSSEHRASSDDNRSKGSNVQTP; encoded by the exons ATGAAGCTCCAACTTATAGCAATTGCTACCATTATCATCCTGCTACATAATCTTCGAGTGACGAATGCTGACCTCAGTTCCGATGCTGATGCTCTTATTCAGTTCGCTTCAATGGTCCCACACGTAAGAAAACTTAACTGGAATTCAACCATACCCATATGTACTTCATGGGTCGGAATCACATGCAATGACGAGGGGACTAGAGTCGTAGCCATTCATCTCCCGGGTCATGGACTATTTGGTCAAATCCCTTCAAACAGTATCGGAAAAATCGATTCACTCAGAATTTTAAGTCTAAGATCGAATTTTCTTAACGGGAGTCTTCCCTCTGATATTTCCTCCctaccatctcttcaatttctttACCTTCAAAACAACAAATTCTCAGGTCAAATTCCAACTAATCTGTccactgaattaagcattttagaTTTTTCATTCAACTACTTTTCAGGACCCATCCCTCAAACGCTAAATAATTTGACCCGTTTGACCTCTCTCAACCTCCAATTCAACTCCTTTTCAGGGCCTGTCCCCGAGCTTAACCTCACAAGACTTCGTCTTTTGAATGTTAGCCATAATGCGCTTAACGGGCCAATCCCAGCCACCCTCCAAAAGTTTCCAGTTTCTTCATTTTCAGGAAATTCTCTCTTATGTGGGCCCCCTTTAACTCAATGCTCATCTTTGACCCCTCATTACTCCCCATCGTTACCCGTACGCCCGAATAAACATAGCAAGAAACTCGGTATTGGTGTGATTTTAGCCATTGTTATAGGAGGTGTTCTACTCCTTGTCCTACTTGCAGTACTCTTATTTTGTTtcttgaagaagaaaaaaaataaagacaaTGTGGGTGAGTTGACCGTAAAGGCGGTCCCACCTGGGAAAAATGAGAAGTCCGATGATTTCGGGAGCGGGGTTCAAGCAGCCGAGAAGAATAAGTTGGTCTTTTTCGAAGGAAGTAGTTATAATTTTGATCTTGAAGATTTGTTGAGAGCATCAGCTGAAGTTCTTGGTAAAGGTAGCTATGGAACGGCTTATAAGGCTATACTCGATGAGGGAACAACGGTTGTGGTGAAACGAGTAAGAGAAGTTGGAGTTGCTAAAAAAGACTTTGATCAGCATATGGAGTTCGTAGGCCAAATAGGAAGACACCCGAATATCGTGCCGCTATGTGCTTACTATTATTCAAAAGACGAAAAGCTTCTCGTTTACGAGTACATGATTACCGGCAGCCTAGATGCACTCTTGCACG GACATAGAGGTGTTGGAAGAACTCCATTAGATTGGGAGACAAGAGTGAAGATATTACTAGGAGCTGCAAAAGGGATTTTACACATCCATTTAGAAGGAGGTGCTAAATTTACTCATGGCAACATTAAATCTTCAAACATACTTCTCACCGCAGACTTCAATAGTTGCGTATCCGATTTGGGCTTAGCTCCGTTAATGAACTTTCCGTCCACAAAACCTCGGTACATCGGTTACTATGCACCAGAAGTGATAGAAACCCGAAAATTCACTCATAAATCAGATGTTTACAGCTTTGGTGTTTTGCTTCTCGAGCTTTTGACGGGTAAATCTCCTCTACCGACATTTGGCAACCATGATGATGTGGTTGACCTGCCAAGATGGGTGCGATCAGTGGTTCGAGAAGAATGGACTGCAGAGGTGTTTGATGAGGAGCTAATGAGGTACCCACATGTTGAAGAAGAAATAGTGCAAATGCTTCAAGTTGGGCTTGCTTGTGTGGCCCGAGTGCCCGATATGAGACCATCTATGGATGATATCGTTAAGATGATTGTAGATTTACGGTCATCAGATTCTTCGGAACATCGAGCTTCTTCGGATGATAATAGGTCTAAAGGGTCTAATGTGCAGACTCCATGA